The Pyrus communis chromosome 2, drPyrComm1.1, whole genome shotgun sequence genome includes a window with the following:
- the LOC137724726 gene encoding uncharacterized protein, with product MEVHAAGLGKHGYLTGKIPVMEEDSPGYTKWVTEDAIVRGWLLKTMEPHLLSLFIDFLTAKDIWESATQMFYDGSDESQYYELRCKATRTKQDGRPVNLYFTELKGVWQDLDKRRPIKMVCAVDLRTRLDNGFDQVRSEILRMKPIPGIEECFSLVRREVQRKTTMLGTKATTTSSSMAMVIKSPSSSMRPPSTGTSRLNRTQEDIDKDKLHCNHCNGKRHTEETCFELHGYPEW from the exons ATGGAAGTCCATGCTGCAGGCCTCGGCAAGCATGGATATTTGACTGGGAAAATTCCAGTTATGGAAGAAGACTCTCCGGGCTACACAAAGTGGGTCACCGAAGATGCGATCGTGCGAGGGTGGCTGTTGAAAACCATGGAACCACACCTGTTGAGTCTCTTCATTGATTTTCTGACAGCCAAAGATATCTGGGAGAGTGCAACCCAGATGTTTTACGACGGATCCGATGAGTCTCAGTATTATGAACTGAGATGTAAGGCTACACGGACTAAACAGGATGGTCGTCCTGTAAATTTATACTTCACAGAATTGAAGGGAGTATGGCAAGATCTTGATAAAAGACGTCCTATCAAGATGGTTTGCGCAGTTGATCTTCGAACCC GCTTAGACAATGGCTTTGATCAAGTCCGGAGTGAAATCCTAAGAATGAAACCCATTCCTGGGATTGAAGAGTGCTTCAGTTTGGTTCGACGTGAAGTGCAAAGAAAGACAACTATGCTTGGGACAAAAGCCACGACAACAAGCTCCTCTATGGCAATGGTCATCAAGTCCCCATCATCGTCCATGCGTCCACCATCCACGGGAACATCACGTCTGAATCGTACCCAAGAAGACATTGACAAGGACAAACTTCATTGCAATCACTGCAATGGAAAACGGCACACTGaagaaacatgttttgaattacATGGGTATCCAGAGTGGTAG